The proteins below are encoded in one region of Marinobacter sp. F4206:
- a CDS encoding rhodanese-like domain-containing protein, translating into MNWRALSRFFLFWSVFVFSSGAWAETVWIDVRGVFEHVLDNIEGDIRISHDDIVGEVSEQFPDKTTEIHLYCASGTRASMARKALIEAGYENVWNEGGIDDARKARGLEQ; encoded by the coding sequence ATGAACTGGAGAGCGTTGAGCCGTTTTTTTCTTTTTTGGTCCGTATTTGTCTTCAGCTCCGGTGCCTGGGCAGAGACCGTCTGGATTGATGTCCGGGGTGTTTTTGAGCATGTTCTTGACAATATCGAGGGAGATATCCGCATTTCACACGACGATATCGTCGGAGAAGTGAGTGAGCAGTTCCCCGACAAGACCACCGAGATACACCTGTATTGCGCAAGTGGGACACGGGCATCCATGGCCCGCAAGGCGCTGATAGAGGCCGGCTATGAAAACGTCTGGAATGAAGGGGGAATAGACGACGCGCGCAAGGCACGAGGTTTGGAGCAGTAA
- a CDS encoding DVUA0089 family protein, translating to MHKMSAFVAGAVLAASNAVNAAPINFTGEIDYHNDVIYTYFTLDTDANDVRVWTDSFQSGANFDPITALWRADGTLIDENDDDQTINPATQTYYDSGFSLASLSAGEYIFTVATYANFANGDALSDGFAYDGETSIALDSWDQPANDVDMGPLWSVWLDGVSSASNPDDPDEPTNSVPEPGTLALMGLGLLGLGLRKTRIV from the coding sequence ATGCATAAGATGTCTGCTTTCGTGGCGGGAGCTGTTCTCGCCGCATCCAACGCGGTTAACGCCGCGCCGATCAATTTCACCGGCGAAATTGATTACCACAATGACGTGATCTACACCTACTTCACCCTCGATACGGACGCCAACGATGTGCGCGTGTGGACCGATTCCTTTCAGTCCGGCGCCAACTTCGATCCCATCACAGCACTGTGGCGGGCGGACGGCACCCTGATCGACGAAAATGACGATGACCAGACGATCAACCCCGCCACCCAAACCTATTACGACTCTGGCTTCTCTCTGGCCAGCCTGAGCGCCGGTGAGTACATCTTCACGGTGGCTACCTACGCGAATTTTGCCAACGGCGACGCTTTGAGCGACGGCTTCGCCTACGATGGCGAGACCTCGATTGCGCTGGACTCCTGGGACCAGCCGGCCAATGACGTCGACATGGGCCCTCTGTGGAGCGTCTGGCTGGACGGCGTCTCCAGCGCCAGCAATCCCGACGACCCCGATGAGCCAACCAATTCGGTGCCCGAGCCCGGCACACTGGCTCTTATGGGGCTGGGGCTGCTCGGCCTGGGACTCAGAAAAACTCGCATAGTCTGA
- a CDS encoding DUF6647 family protein: protein MFRSNAEPPEQSHTARRAAIAAWLCLLWLLAAPVTAQSARADSSNDRQAELSALVGTLSDWIVGHTRFPETELPVVQFKTQDELKELCFPGFSHDLLPSIRGAYDARAMVVYLSTEFDADSALNISYLLHELVHHFQVQNPPADGRGSKSAMEAEAIRVQLKWLEQNGVQDGMTKLGVDENTLRMLEGSPR, encoded by the coding sequence ATGTTTCGGAGCAACGCTGAGCCCCCTGAACAGTCTCATACGGCCAGACGGGCGGCAATCGCCGCGTGGCTCTGCTTACTATGGTTGCTGGCGGCTCCGGTAACCGCGCAAAGTGCCCGTGCCGATTCCAGTAATGATCGACAGGCTGAACTCTCCGCTTTGGTTGGAACCTTGAGCGACTGGATTGTCGGGCACACCCGGTTTCCCGAAACCGAGCTACCGGTCGTTCAGTTCAAAACCCAGGACGAGTTGAAAGAGCTGTGCTTCCCGGGATTCTCCCACGATCTCTTGCCCAGCATTCGCGGGGCGTATGACGCCCGAGCGATGGTCGTGTACCTGAGTACCGAATTTGATGCGGACAGCGCTCTGAATATCAGTTACCTCCTGCATGAGCTGGTGCACCACTTCCAGGTGCAAAATCCGCCCGCTGACGGTCGTGGCTCAAAGTCTGCCATGGAGGCCGAGGCCATAAGAGTGCAGCTGAAGTGGCTGGAGCAGAACGGCGTGCAAGATGGAATGACGAAACTGGGTGTTGATGAGAATACGCTGCGGATGCTTGAAGGCTCGCCGCGATAA
- a CDS encoding GNAT family N-acetyltransferase: MKIHPYLPHWAPEIADLFHWAVHAISPSVYGPKQKEAWAPTPPDYTYWSERLVETKPMVAIMDDRIAGFMELGEHGHIDCAYTHPDFQRRGVASALYAYVLAEAKARHLDRLYVEASLVARPFFEHRGFSVITQNEVERNGVTLVNFRMEKPLPPAD, from the coding sequence ATGAAAATTCACCCCTATCTGCCCCATTGGGCCCCTGAGATTGCGGACCTGTTCCATTGGGCGGTTCATGCCATTTCTCCCTCGGTGTATGGCCCGAAGCAGAAAGAAGCCTGGGCACCCACGCCTCCCGATTACACGTATTGGTCCGAGCGCCTGGTGGAGACGAAGCCGATGGTCGCGATCATGGATGATCGTATTGCGGGCTTTATGGAGCTGGGTGAGCACGGCCACATTGACTGCGCCTATACCCATCCGGATTTCCAGCGTAGGGGTGTGGCTTCGGCGCTCTATGCGTATGTTCTGGCGGAAGCCAAAGCCAGGCACCTTGACCGTCTTTACGTCGAAGCCTCTCTCGTTGCCCGGCCGTTTTTCGAGCACCGGGGGTTCTCGGTGATCACGCAAAATGAGGTGGAGCGCAACGGCGTCACGCTGGTGAATTTCAGAATGGAGAAGCCGCTCCCGCCTGCAGACTGA
- a CDS encoding GDCCVxC domain-containing (seleno)protein, translating to MAEVILESTITCPECGHQKMEVMPTNACQYFYECEACKALLKPKEGDCCVFCSFGTVACPPIQQGVGCCDSGVRK from the coding sequence ATGGCAGAGGTCATTCTGGAATCCACCATCACGTGTCCCGAGTGCGGCCATCAAAAAATGGAAGTGATGCCGACCAATGCTTGCCAGTATTTTTACGAGTGTGAGGCGTGCAAGGCATTGTTGAAGCCAAAAGAGGGCGACTGTTGTGTGTTCTGCTCGTTCGGCACCGTTGCGTGCCCGCCCATCCAGCAAGGGGTCGGATGTTGTGACTCCGGTGTCCGCAAATGA
- a CDS encoding NADAR family protein, with the protein MSLFPADDGENDLMTSRTDPESPFGTYAPFGFQLEGKAWPTVEHYFQGMKFTDEDRQEQVRTAATPEQARKIGRKRHKSFRRDWKQVRETIMTRGVYMRSRTHTELAEALLATGDQKIVENSNFDYFWGWGRDRRGENRYGRVLMNVRAKLREEQAGA; encoded by the coding sequence ATGTCCCTTTTTCCCGCAGACGATGGCGAGAATGATCTGATGACCTCGCGGACCGATCCCGAGAGCCCCTTTGGAACCTATGCCCCTTTCGGTTTTCAACTGGAAGGCAAGGCATGGCCCACCGTGGAACATTACTTCCAGGGCATGAAGTTCACCGACGAGGATCGGCAGGAACAGGTCAGGACCGCCGCCACTCCGGAGCAGGCCCGGAAAATCGGCCGCAAACGCCACAAAAGCTTCCGGCGCGACTGGAAGCAGGTACGTGAAACCATTATGACCCGCGGCGTCTACATGCGCAGCCGCACCCACACCGAACTGGCCGAGGCCCTGCTGGCAACCGGCGACCAGAAGATCGTGGAGAACAGCAACTTTGACTATTTCTGGGGCTGGGGTCGGGACCGGCGGGGAGAGAACCGCTACGGCCGGGTGCTGATGAACGTTCGAGCCAAGCTCCGGGAAGAACAGGCTGGGGCGTAG
- the ggpS gene encoding glucosylglycerol-phosphate synthase — protein MLLATDLDGTFLAGDPENRLRLYQLIAAHPEIQLVFVTGRGLESVLPLLSDPTIPEPDYIICDVGCTVVRGDSQQAIQPVQGEIDELWPGEQLVEAALAPFEGLQRQEVPQERRVSYFCDSTAASDELRAHAETLSCDVLFSGGKYLDILPKGVNKGSTLSRLVEHLGADPETVLVAGDTLNDLSMYEQSFKGVCVGDSESGLLEATEHQARVFHADATGCGGILEAFEHFGFLGHAGIDAEIPDTMRAGKSDLVIVYHRLPYEEVVENGELIRRRPRSPNGIIPTLLSFFAGGKAGSWVAWSIDDPDLGPFQTHTEVDTGRYEKLVAARVPLTAEDVDIFYKRFSKEAFWPTLHTFWERATFRDDHWQVFLKVNKLFAERTAEEAAQNAVVWIHDYNLWMVPAFLRELRPDVTIAFFHHTYFPSADVFNVLPWRREIIGSLLQCDHIGFHIPRQAENFVDVARGVTPLEVTEKAGCAPRFLTYGCAVGLDEMSVEITVNDRKIGLGAHPVGLDLSRVRNALADADVQARMETLREELTDIRLILSVERLDFTKGILEKLHAYERMLTEHPELATKVTLMMVCVPAAKGMTIYEELLSQIEQTVGRINGQFAQVGWTPVQFFFRALPFEELVAYYTMADVMWITPLRDGLNLVAKEYIATQGLTKGCGVLVLSEFAGAAAELRGAILANPHHPQDLADTCYYALAMSPGEARNRLSEAFEAVCRYDIEYWGQEFIDAVEQRRISKLKKVVPLGQSAA, from the coding sequence ATGCTGCTCGCCACCGATCTGGACGGTACCTTTCTCGCCGGCGATCCGGAAAATCGCCTCAGGCTCTACCAGCTGATCGCGGCCCACCCGGAAATTCAGCTGGTCTTTGTGACCGGTCGGGGGCTGGAATCGGTATTGCCCTTGCTCTCTGACCCGACCATTCCGGAACCCGATTACATCATCTGCGACGTTGGCTGCACCGTGGTGCGCGGCGACTCCCAACAGGCAATACAGCCGGTACAGGGCGAAATCGACGAGCTATGGCCCGGTGAACAGCTGGTCGAAGCGGCCCTGGCGCCCTTCGAGGGCCTGCAGCGTCAGGAGGTGCCCCAGGAACGGCGCGTGTCCTACTTCTGCGACAGCACCGCAGCGAGCGACGAGCTTCGTGCCCATGCGGAAACCCTGTCCTGCGATGTGCTGTTCTCCGGGGGCAAGTACCTCGACATCCTGCCCAAGGGCGTCAACAAGGGCAGCACTCTGAGCCGGCTGGTCGAGCATCTGGGTGCCGATCCGGAAACGGTTCTGGTCGCCGGCGACACCCTTAACGATCTGTCGATGTACGAACAGAGTTTCAAAGGCGTGTGTGTCGGTGACTCCGAAAGCGGCCTGCTGGAGGCCACCGAGCATCAGGCACGGGTGTTCCACGCGGATGCCACCGGCTGTGGCGGCATACTCGAGGCCTTCGAACATTTCGGTTTCCTGGGTCATGCGGGGATTGATGCCGAGATCCCGGACACCATGCGCGCGGGCAAATCGGACCTGGTCATTGTTTACCATCGGCTGCCCTATGAAGAGGTGGTCGAGAATGGCGAACTGATCCGGCGCCGGCCGAGATCGCCAAACGGCATCATCCCCACGCTGCTGAGCTTCTTCGCCGGGGGCAAGGCAGGCTCCTGGGTCGCCTGGTCCATTGACGATCCGGACCTCGGTCCATTCCAGACCCACACCGAAGTGGACACCGGCCGCTACGAAAAACTGGTGGCCGCCCGGGTGCCGTTGACCGCGGAAGACGTCGACATCTTCTACAAACGGTTTTCCAAGGAGGCCTTCTGGCCCACCCTGCACACCTTCTGGGAACGGGCCACCTTCCGGGACGATCACTGGCAGGTCTTCCTCAAGGTCAACAAGCTCTTTGCCGAACGCACCGCCGAGGAGGCCGCGCAAAACGCCGTGGTCTGGATTCACGATTACAATCTGTGGATGGTGCCCGCCTTCCTGCGCGAACTGCGCCCGGACGTGACCATCGCCTTTTTCCACCACACCTACTTCCCGTCTGCCGATGTCTTCAACGTGCTGCCCTGGCGTCGGGAAATCATCGGCAGCCTGCTGCAGTGCGACCACATCGGGTTCCATATTCCCCGGCAGGCCGAGAACTTCGTCGATGTGGCTCGGGGCGTCACGCCACTGGAGGTCACGGAGAAGGCAGGCTGTGCGCCACGCTTCTTGACCTACGGCTGTGCCGTGGGCCTGGACGAGATGAGCGTCGAGATTACCGTGAACGACCGCAAGATCGGCCTCGGGGCCCATCCGGTCGGGCTTGACTTGAGCCGGGTTCGCAACGCGTTGGCCGATGCCGACGTCCAGGCCCGCATGGAGACCCTCCGGGAGGAGTTGACCGATATCCGGCTGATCCTGTCCGTGGAACGGCTCGATTTCACCAAGGGCATCCTGGAAAAGCTGCATGCGTACGAGCGAATGCTCACCGAGCACCCCGAACTGGCGACCAAAGTCACCCTGATGATGGTGTGCGTACCCGCTGCCAAGGGGATGACCATATACGAGGAACTGCTGTCCCAGATCGAACAGACCGTGGGCCGCATCAATGGCCAATTTGCCCAGGTGGGCTGGACCCCGGTGCAGTTCTTCTTCCGGGCCCTGCCGTTCGAGGAACTGGTGGCCTATTACACCATGGCGGATGTGATGTGGATTACCCCGCTGCGGGACGGCCTGAACCTGGTGGCCAAGGAATACATCGCCACCCAGGGGCTCACCAAGGGCTGCGGCGTGCTGGTGCTCTCCGAGTTTGCCGGGGCCGCGGCCGAGCTCCGCGGGGCCATTCTGGCCAACCCCCACCACCCCCAGGACCTGGCGGATACCTGCTACTACGCCCTGGCCATGAGTCCGGGCGAAGCCAGGAACCGGTTGAGCGAGGCCTTCGAGGCGGTGTGCCGCTACGATATCGAATACTGGGGCCAGGAATTTATCGACGCGGTGGAACAGCGACGCATCAGCAAGCTGAAGAAAGTCGTTCCGCTGGGCCAGAGCGCGGCCTGA
- the gtfA gene encoding sucrose phosphorylase has protein sequence MLLKNKVQLICYPDRIGKDLKDLHTVVEKYLPEAIGGLHILPFFPSNADGGFSPLTHKEVDPAFGTWDDIEAFTQKYDLCVDLTVNHISDESPEFRDFIAKGFDSEYAELFVHVDKFGEISPDDLARIHIRKEKEPFREVTLADGTQTRVWCTFTEQQIDLNYDADLAYTLMESYIGFLTSKGVNLLRLDAFGYTTKRIGTSCFLVEPEVYRILDWINEVALKHGAECLPEVHDHTSYQYAIGRRNMHPYGFALPPLLLYSLLDANSVYLKNWLRMCPRNMVTVLDTHDGICIPDVEGVLPDEKIKVLIDNIDARSADPIMRRSAANIHSVGAIYQLTCTFYDALMQNDDAYIAARAIQFFTPGIPQVYYVGLLAGCNDQELMEQTGELRDINRHYYSLEEVDQDMQKPVVQRLLSLMTFRSNYPAFDGHFELNYSNNSSVAMAWRHGDYYCHLFVDLNFKTVKIEYVDVGNGETKRLVC, from the coding sequence ATGCTGCTCAAAAATAAAGTGCAGCTGATCTGCTATCCGGACCGGATTGGCAAGGATCTGAAAGACCTCCACACCGTGGTGGAGAAATACCTCCCGGAGGCGATCGGCGGGCTGCACATCCTGCCCTTTTTCCCGTCCAACGCCGACGGCGGTTTCTCGCCGCTGACCCACAAGGAGGTGGACCCGGCCTTCGGCACCTGGGACGACATCGAAGCGTTCACGCAGAAGTACGACCTGTGCGTGGACCTGACCGTGAACCACATTTCCGACGAGTCCCCCGAGTTCCGGGATTTTATCGCCAAGGGCTTCGATTCCGAGTACGCGGAGCTGTTTGTGCACGTGGACAAATTCGGCGAGATCTCTCCGGACGACCTGGCCCGAATCCACATCCGAAAGGAGAAGGAACCCTTCCGGGAAGTCACCCTCGCCGATGGCACCCAAACCCGGGTATGGTGCACCTTCACGGAACAGCAGATTGACCTGAATTACGACGCCGACCTGGCCTACACCCTGATGGAAAGCTACATCGGCTTTCTCACCTCCAAGGGTGTGAACCTGCTCCGGCTGGACGCCTTCGGCTACACCACCAAGCGCATCGGCACCAGTTGTTTCCTGGTCGAGCCCGAGGTGTACCGGATCCTCGACTGGATCAACGAAGTAGCCCTGAAACACGGCGCCGAGTGCCTGCCGGAGGTGCACGACCACACCAGTTACCAGTACGCCATCGGCCGGCGCAACATGCACCCCTACGGCTTTGCCCTGCCGCCGCTCCTGCTTTACTCGCTGCTGGACGCCAACAGTGTGTACCTGAAGAACTGGCTGCGCATGTGCCCGCGCAACATGGTGACGGTGCTGGATACCCACGATGGCATCTGCATACCGGATGTGGAGGGGGTGCTGCCGGACGAGAAGATCAAGGTCCTGATCGACAACATCGACGCCCGCAGCGCCGACCCGATCATGCGCCGCTCGGCCGCCAACATCCACAGCGTGGGGGCCATTTACCAGCTCACCTGCACCTTCTACGACGCCCTGATGCAGAATGACGACGCCTACATTGCCGCCCGGGCCATCCAGTTCTTCACCCCCGGCATCCCGCAGGTGTATTACGTGGGGCTGCTGGCCGGCTGCAACGACCAGGAACTGATGGAACAGACCGGCGAGCTTCGGGACATCAACCGGCACTACTACAGCCTGGAGGAAGTGGACCAGGACATGCAGAAGCCGGTAGTGCAACGCCTGCTGAGCCTGATGACCTTCCGCAGCAACTACCCGGCCTTTGATGGCCATTTTGAGTTGAACTACTCCAACAACTCCAGCGTCGCCATGGCCTGGCGCCATGGCGACTATTACTGCCACCTGTTCGTGGACCTGAACTTCAAGACCGTGAAGATTGAATACGTCGACGTGGGCAACGGGGAGACGAAGCGCCTTGTTTGTTAG
- a CDS encoding galactose oxidase early set domain-containing protein — MRIEKRYTRVSLVSAMALAIAGITPAHAGLLSGLTGGDGESAGDGYPSSVSGEVGFFSEPFAEPTIQVDGDQVATGDRCIVDADGSLQCKPAAGTVAVLGDGRFLYLNALEGTENAELAVIAQFGEISVNDQSRVMRLDENDLPTWVKPSPLDGGANPDGNDSTTLTDGLLDTSNNTDLNDGALFCADVVFLADGRMMAVGGTDYYSEPGIDGLPVGVVELEGLKASRIFDPETNTWSQSGDMEYGRWYPSLVSLANSDVFVASGVTKLLKPVYPEDPIQSGRNVVQTETYDIDNGRWTNNGLEAQRSLPLFPRMHLLPNGHVFYNAGGQAFNPFGQAYDQALWNIVGTYNPETRQWTDLGYAGLPLRLNDVGLEALSTTLNPTNMSSDQVQSLLGDLVGQTLDNPTAAIGQLLDLPLDDRSVERAIGSGMRGSTFSIQLPLRPDSNGGYHTSEFLTAGGVPTYVAAGSPGGYLPVSSSRIDTVTTNGDDMAYESRLTGSLNQPRWYGSGVMMPDNSVMVFSGGTRDGVVATGLEGAIIQAERFDLETETWKPMASANRERTYHNTAVLMPDGRVLVGGHSPINTAYLSFVNLDELGFADYAGRDPSFEIYTPPYATRDNRPTIEKAPVALLTNGGEFDIRTDRSDIDQVMLIRRKATTHLVDGDQRTVVLPIIDRNNDKVTVKMTSNRAVLPAGQYMLFVSHEADDGMRVPSESTPVSVLADPGQPSGPLVQQIEAAPADEGSDDGLIGGLLSSGDNGGSLLDPLFDLSSGGISAVPTLGQLEDGTPQLLNEAGVAVEGGASVFKQTVDGVPVALQGLVIDFTTLAGN, encoded by the coding sequence ATGCGTATAGAAAAACGCTACACGCGAGTATCTTTAGTGTCGGCGATGGCACTGGCCATCGCGGGGATAACGCCGGCGCACGCTGGCCTACTCAGTGGGCTGACCGGTGGCGACGGCGAAAGTGCTGGCGATGGCTATCCTTCTTCAGTCTCGGGCGAGGTAGGCTTCTTCAGTGAGCCCTTTGCCGAACCTACCATTCAGGTGGATGGCGATCAGGTTGCGACCGGCGACCGCTGCATCGTGGACGCCGACGGCTCCCTTCAATGCAAGCCGGCGGCCGGCACCGTTGCCGTGTTGGGTGATGGCCGCTTCCTCTACCTGAATGCGCTGGAAGGCACCGAAAACGCGGAACTTGCAGTCATTGCCCAGTTCGGTGAGATCTCGGTGAACGATCAGTCGCGGGTCATGAGGTTGGACGAGAATGACCTGCCGACCTGGGTCAAACCCTCTCCGCTCGACGGCGGCGCCAATCCTGACGGCAACGACAGCACCACGCTGACCGACGGTCTGCTCGATACGTCGAATAACACCGACCTCAACGACGGGGCGTTATTCTGTGCCGACGTTGTCTTTCTTGCCGACGGCCGGATGATGGCGGTCGGCGGCACCGACTATTATTCCGAGCCCGGTATCGATGGCCTGCCGGTGGGCGTTGTGGAGCTGGAGGGCCTGAAGGCTTCACGCATCTTCGATCCGGAGACCAACACCTGGAGCCAGAGCGGTGACATGGAGTACGGCCGCTGGTACCCCAGTCTGGTGAGCCTGGCCAACAGCGACGTATTTGTGGCCAGCGGGGTGACCAAGCTGCTGAAGCCGGTGTACCCGGAGGATCCGATACAGTCCGGCCGCAACGTGGTACAGACCGAAACCTACGACATCGACAATGGCCGCTGGACCAATAACGGCCTGGAGGCGCAGCGCTCGCTGCCGTTGTTCCCGCGCATGCACCTGCTGCCCAACGGCCACGTGTTCTACAATGCCGGTGGCCAGGCGTTCAATCCCTTCGGCCAGGCCTATGACCAGGCGCTGTGGAACATCGTCGGCACCTACAATCCTGAAACCAGGCAGTGGACCGATCTGGGCTACGCCGGCCTGCCGCTGAGGCTCAACGACGTGGGCCTGGAAGCGCTGAGCACCACCCTCAATCCGACCAATATGAGCTCGGACCAGGTACAAAGTCTCCTGGGCGATCTGGTGGGGCAGACCCTGGACAATCCGACGGCCGCCATCGGCCAGTTGCTCGATCTTCCGCTAGACGATCGCTCGGTAGAGCGGGCCATTGGTTCAGGCATGCGCGGCTCGACCTTCTCGATTCAACTGCCATTGCGCCCCGATAGCAACGGCGGTTATCACACGTCCGAGTTCCTGACCGCGGGCGGCGTACCGACTTATGTCGCGGCCGGCAGCCCGGGCGGTTATCTGCCGGTCTCCTCGTCGCGGATCGACACCGTGACCACCAATGGCGACGACATGGCTTACGAGTCGCGTCTGACCGGTTCGCTCAACCAGCCGCGCTGGTATGGTTCGGGCGTGATGATGCCCGACAACAGCGTTATGGTTTTCTCCGGCGGCACCCGGGACGGTGTGGTGGCGACCGGGCTGGAGGGCGCGATCATCCAGGCCGAGCGTTTTGATCTTGAAACCGAAACCTGGAAGCCGATGGCCTCGGCAAATCGTGAGCGCACCTACCACAACACCGCCGTGCTGATGCCGGACGGACGGGTTCTGGTGGGCGGCCACTCGCCGATCAACACCGCCTATCTGTCGTTCGTCAACCTGGATGAGCTGGGGTTTGCGGATTACGCGGGGCGTGACCCATCCTTCGAGATCTACACGCCTCCCTACGCGACCCGTGACAATCGCCCGACGATCGAAAAGGCTCCGGTGGCCCTGCTCACCAATGGTGGTGAGTTCGATATCCGTACCGACCGGTCGGACATTGACCAGGTCATGCTGATTCGCCGCAAGGCAACCACCCATCTGGTCGACGGCGACCAGCGTACCGTCGTGCTGCCGATCATTGATCGCAACAATGACAAGGTAACGGTCAAGATGACCAGCAACCGCGCGGTTCTGCCGGCCGGTCAGTACATGCTGTTTGTCAGCCACGAGGCAGACGACGGCATGCGTGTACCGTCAGAGTCCACGCCCGTGAGCGTGCTCGCCGATCCCGGCCAACCGTCTGGCCCCCTGGTGCAGCAGATCGAAGCGGCGCCAGCAGACGAAGGTAGCGACGATGGATTGATCGGTGGACTGCTGAGCAGTGGCGACAATGGCGGTTCACTGCTGGATCCGCTTTTCGATCTGAGCTCGGGCGGTATCAGCGCCGTACCCACGCTCGGCCAGCTTGAGGACGGCACCCCGCAGCTGTTGAATGAAGCCGGCGTTGCAGTCGAAGGCGGTGCCTCGGTGTTCAAGCAAACCGTGGATGGCGTGCCAGTCGCGTTGCAGGGTCTGGTTATCGACTTCACCACACTGGCCGGCAACTAA
- a CDS encoding TauD/TfdA family dioxygenase — protein MGYLPPLDPDRVALIESHGLTLKQLEPLGVEVYGADVRSELPKPVIEALEVEMANRGFIVFKHQTDLSPDELINASKWWGAHEIHSTHGVHPATPGRNRHIFRCSNDARYGILGVGPQWHNDGSFEAATFSHSAYYMARAPERGGGTHFAHQGAAFDALPEEKQAFWQRLVSVNSASSVTHPVVHTHPVSGRKSVWLHLGMTGAVLERLPEEGLSIEDLQKAPATADKFRLLNEAEMKELFNDYNDLMNESFERGYGIRYHYDHGDLLFIDNWAVAHRAAPEAHMPAQEQGLRIMDRVTIKSPRELSPHFGLPTYINMSGPHPFNKDGVWQAGGVGFRWKDDIRLQN, from the coding sequence ATGGGATACCTGCCTCCGCTCGACCCCGACCGCGTTGCCCTGATCGAGAGTCACGGTTTAACGCTCAAACAGCTGGAACCCCTGGGCGTTGAGGTCTACGGCGCCGATGTTCGTTCCGAACTACCCAAGCCCGTCATTGAGGCTCTGGAAGTCGAAATGGCGAACCGGGGCTTCATCGTCTTCAAGCATCAGACCGACCTCTCACCCGATGAACTGATCAACGCCAGCAAATGGTGGGGGGCTCACGAAATCCACTCCACCCACGGAGTCCATCCCGCGACGCCGGGACGAAACCGGCACATCTTCCGTTGTTCCAACGACGCCCGCTACGGCATCCTCGGGGTCGGCCCCCAGTGGCACAACGATGGCAGCTTCGAAGCCGCAACCTTCTCCCATTCGGCCTACTACATGGCCCGGGCGCCAGAGCGGGGCGGCGGCACCCACTTCGCTCATCAGGGCGCGGCCTTTGACGCGCTGCCGGAGGAAAAGCAGGCGTTCTGGCAACGCCTGGTCTCCGTTAACTCGGCCTCAAGCGTGACGCATCCCGTGGTCCATACCCATCCCGTTTCCGGCCGAAAAAGCGTGTGGCTGCACCTGGGCATGACCGGGGCGGTTCTGGAGCGGTTACCGGAGGAGGGTCTCTCTATCGAGGATCTGCAGAAGGCGCCGGCGACCGCCGACAAGTTCCGGCTACTGAACGAAGCCGAAATGAAGGAACTGTTCAACGACTACAACGACCTGATGAACGAGTCGTTCGAGCGTGGCTATGGTATCCGTTACCACTATGACCACGGCGATCTGCTCTTCATCGATAACTGGGCCGTCGCCCACAGAGCCGCGCCTGAGGCCCATATGCCGGCTCAAGAGCAAGGGTTGAGAATCATGGATCGTGTCACGATCAAGTCACCACGGGAGTTGTCGCCTCACTTCGGCCTGCCCACCTACATCAACATGTCCGGCCCCCATCCCTTCAACAAGGATGGCGTTTGGCAGGCCGGGGGTGTGGGATTCCGTTGGAAGGATGATATACGGCTGCAGAACTGA
- a CDS encoding isoprenylcysteine carboxylmethyltransferase family protein gives MAERQNMEKAQSAKAWDKVLAPLMALSVSFPLVIVSGLDHRYGWSPEFPLGLIVLGFLLTTLGYAFATWALIENRFFSSVVRIQLDRGHVVCDSGPYRIVRHPGYAGNIVALVGIVLALSSMWTLIPAAVALIIAVVRTVLEDQTLQEELPGYRDYARRVRYRLMPGVY, from the coding sequence ATGGCCGAACGACAAAATATGGAGAAGGCCCAAAGCGCCAAAGCCTGGGACAAAGTACTTGCACCGTTGATGGCTCTGAGCGTGAGTTTCCCGCTGGTTATTGTGTCGGGGCTGGATCATCGCTATGGCTGGTCACCGGAATTTCCGTTGGGGCTCATTGTGCTCGGCTTCCTCCTGACCACTCTCGGATACGCGTTTGCTACGTGGGCATTGATAGAGAACCGATTTTTCTCAAGCGTTGTGCGCATTCAGTTGGATCGAGGGCATGTGGTGTGTGACAGCGGCCCCTACAGGATTGTTCGGCATCCGGGCTATGCCGGAAATATTGTGGCATTGGTGGGCATCGTGCTGGCCCTGAGCTCAATGTGGACACTGATTCCGGCGGCGGTGGCGCTGATCATTGCGGTGGTCAGAACGGTGCTGGAGGACCAGACTCTGCAGGAGGAATTGCCGGGGTATCGCGACTATGCGCGACGCGTGCGCTACCGGTTGATGCCGGGTGTTTACTGA